Part of the Nitrososphaerota archaeon genome is shown below.
TTTTCTTTAATACCAATATTTTTTATAATATTAAGAGCTTCTGGATGAAGATTTTGATTTGCTATATTATATCTTGCTATTGCTCCTACAGTTATAACTTTTCCATTTAAATTTCCAATTTTAGCTTTACTATATGTTCTTACTTCTTCTTTATAATTTCTTGAAAATTCATCTTTAGATATTTTTTCTCCATTACTTGTAGCTACTCCATTAGTATAAATAAAAGGATAACTTCCATCTTTATATGTTGCTGCATAAATGCTTCCGTCTCTAACTGCTTTAAAAGGTTGTTGTAAATTAATAAAATTTTCAAGAGTAATTTTAGCATCTTCTTTTATGCTTTTTAATTTTTCTATAATTAATTTAATTTTATCTTCACTTGGAGCTTTTATAAAACCTCCCACAACATTTGTTAAACCATGAATAGTTCTTCCAGCAATAATGGAATTTATATAACCTATTGTTTCAGCAAATTTCATACCTCTTTTAACAATACCCATGTGCTTTGGACTCATTTCTAAAATATCATCATATCCATAATAATCTGGAAGAACAAGAAAATATAAATGTAAAATATGATTATAAATAATGCTTATATTATTCAAAGCTTCTCTAAGAAGCATGATATCTTCATTAGGTTTAAACTCTAGTATAGCTTCTATAGCTTCAATTGCTGCTTGAGTATGAGAATGATTACATATTCCACATATCCTGGAAGCTAAAACAGGCACATCTTTAAAATACTTATCCAAAAGCATAGCTTCAAAAAATCTAGCACTTTCTAGAACTTTAACATTAACACTTTCAATTCCTTGTGCTGAAAATTTTACATGTATTTCAGCATGTCCCTCAACTCTACTTACTAAACTTGTTTTAATTTCAGAAAAATTATTTTTCATATTTTTTTTATCCCTCTGTAAATGCTATTCCACCATTTTTTATTCTTTGTTCTAATATTTCTTTTAAATTATTTTTCCTTAAATTTGATGATGGGCCTCTACAACCAAAACAAGGAACTTTGAAAGATGGGCATATTGCTCCACACCCTCCTTTTGTTAATGGTCCTGCACA
Proteins encoded:
- a CDS encoding Ni/Fe hydrogenase subunit alpha codes for the protein MKNNFSEIKTSLVSRVEGHAEIHVKFSAQGIESVNVKVLESARFFEAMLLDKYFKDVPVLASRICGICNHSHTQAAIEAIEAILEFKPNEDIMLLREALNNISIIYNHILHLYFLVLPDYYGYDDILEMSPKHMGIVKRGMKFAETIGYINSIIAGRTIHGLTNVVGGFIKAPSEDKIKLIIEKLKSIKEDAKITLENFINLQQPFKAVRDGSIYAATYKDGSYPFIYTNGVATSNGEKISKDEFSRNYKEEVRTYSKAKIGNLNGKVITVGAIARYNIANQNLHPEALNIIKNIGIKEKFLDKFQNNIAQAIEVIHCIERTIEILENINLKNIRKENLFPKAGSAVAIIEAPRGILMHQYELDDYGRVKFANVVTPTSINIASIELDIKSIFPNLSKDPNFVITSNIEKLLRAYDPCFSCSAHNLKIKIDK